Proteins from one Scylla paramamosain isolate STU-SP2022 chromosome 3, ASM3559412v1, whole genome shotgun sequence genomic window:
- the LOC135092083 gene encoding protein arginine N-methyltransferase 1-like isoform X4: MVQIVAGDINNKMEKICDKEKRVERMPVDEMTSKDYYFDSYAHFGIHEEMLKDEVRTLTYRNAMYHNRHLFKGKTVLDVGCGTGILSMFAAKAGAARVIGIEMSNIVEHAKKIITANNLDKVVEIIQGKVEEVTLPVEKVDIIISEWMGYCLFYESMLETVLYARDKWLAPEGMLFPDRATLFVAGIEDRQYKDDKINWWDSVYGFDMSCIREVAMTEPLVDVVEAKQVVTNSCLVKEVDLYTVKKEDLAFSAPFHLQVLRNDYVHALITYFNIEFTKCHKRTGFSTAPEARYTHWKQTVFYFDDYLTVKHGEEIFGTFIMKPNERNNRDLDFHIDMEFHGELSDCQESHKYKMR, from the exons ATGGTGCAG ATTGTAGCTGGAGATATCAATAACAAAATGGAGAAGATCTGcgacaaagagaagagagtggaAAGGATGCCAGTTGATGAAATGACATCCAAAGATTACTACTTTGATTCGTATGCCCACTTTGGAATCCATGAG GAAATGTTGAAGGATGAAGTACGTACCTTGACGTATCGCAATGCCATGTACCACAACAGGCATTTGTTTAAGGGCAAG ACTGTCCTTGATGTGGGCTGTGGCACGGGAATCCTCTCCATGTTCGCTGCAAAGGCTGGTGCTGCTCGTGTGATTGGCATTGAAATGTCAAACATTGTGGAACATGCCAAGAAAATCATTACTGCCAACAATTTAGATAAGG TTGTGGAGATCATTCAGGGCAAAGTAGAGGAGGTCACTTTGCCAGTGGAGAAAGTAGACATCATCATCAGTGAATGGATGGGTTACTGCCTCTTCTACGAGTCCATGCTGGAGACTGTATTGTATGCCCGAGATAAATGGCTTGCTCCTGAGGGCATGTTGTTCCCAGACCGGGCTACTCTCTTTGTGGCTGGCATTGAG GATCGCCAGTACAAGGATGACAAAATCAACTGGTGGGACAGTGTCTACGGGTTTGACATGTCATGCATTAGGGAAGTGGCCATGACAGAGCCTCTGGTGGACGTGGTGGAGGCCAAACAG GTGGTGACTAACTCTTGCTTAGTTAAAGAAGTCGACTTGTATACCGTCAAGAAAGAAGATCTTGCCTTCAGTGCTCCATTCCACCTACAG GTGCTGAGGAATGACTATGTCCATGCTCTTATCACATACTTCAACATAGAATTCACAAAGTGTCATAAGAGAACTGGCTTTTCAACTG CTCCTGAGGCAAGATATACTCACTGGAAGCAGACAGTATTTTACTTCGATGATTACCTGACTGTAAAACACGGGGAAGAAATCTTTGGCACATTCATCATGAAGCCTAATGAACGTAACAACCGCGATCTAGATTTCCACATTGATATGGAATTCCATGGGGAGTTATCAGATTGTCAGGAATCTCATAAATACAAGATGCGTTAA
- the LOC135092083 gene encoding protein arginine N-methyltransferase 1-like isoform X7: MIVAGDINNKMEKICDKEKRVERMPVDEMTSKDYYFDSYAHFGIHEEMLKDEVRTLTYRNAMYHNRHLFKGKTVLDVGCGTGILSMFAAKAGAARVIGIEMSNIVEHAKKIITANNLDKVVEIIQGKVEEVTLPVEKVDIIISEWMGYCLFYESMLETVLYARDKWLAPEGMLFPDRATLFVAGIEDRQYKDDKINWWDSVYGFDMSCIREVAMTEPLVDVVEAKQVVTNSCLVKEVDLYTVKKEDLAFSAPFHLQVLRNDYVHALITYFNIEFTKCHKRTGFSTAPEARYTHWKQTVFYFDDYLTVKHGEEIFGTFIMKPNERNNRDLDFHIDMEFHGELSDCQESHKYKMR; this comes from the exons ATG ATTGTAGCTGGAGATATCAATAACAAAATGGAGAAGATCTGcgacaaagagaagagagtggaAAGGATGCCAGTTGATGAAATGACATCCAAAGATTACTACTTTGATTCGTATGCCCACTTTGGAATCCATGAG GAAATGTTGAAGGATGAAGTACGTACCTTGACGTATCGCAATGCCATGTACCACAACAGGCATTTGTTTAAGGGCAAG ACTGTCCTTGATGTGGGCTGTGGCACGGGAATCCTCTCCATGTTCGCTGCAAAGGCTGGTGCTGCTCGTGTGATTGGCATTGAAATGTCAAACATTGTGGAACATGCCAAGAAAATCATTACTGCCAACAATTTAGATAAGG TTGTGGAGATCATTCAGGGCAAAGTAGAGGAGGTCACTTTGCCAGTGGAGAAAGTAGACATCATCATCAGTGAATGGATGGGTTACTGCCTCTTCTACGAGTCCATGCTGGAGACTGTATTGTATGCCCGAGATAAATGGCTTGCTCCTGAGGGCATGTTGTTCCCAGACCGGGCTACTCTCTTTGTGGCTGGCATTGAG GATCGCCAGTACAAGGATGACAAAATCAACTGGTGGGACAGTGTCTACGGGTTTGACATGTCATGCATTAGGGAAGTGGCCATGACAGAGCCTCTGGTGGACGTGGTGGAGGCCAAACAG GTGGTGACTAACTCTTGCTTAGTTAAAGAAGTCGACTTGTATACCGTCAAGAAAGAAGATCTTGCCTTCAGTGCTCCATTCCACCTACAG GTGCTGAGGAATGACTATGTCCATGCTCTTATCACATACTTCAACATAGAATTCACAAAGTGTCATAAGAGAACTGGCTTTTCAACTG CTCCTGAGGCAAGATATACTCACTGGAAGCAGACAGTATTTTACTTCGATGATTACCTGACTGTAAAACACGGGGAAGAAATCTTTGGCACATTCATCATGAAGCCTAATGAACGTAACAACCGCGATCTAGATTTCCACATTGATATGGAATTCCATGGGGAGTTATCAGATTGTCAGGAATCTCATAAATACAAGATGCGTTAA
- the LOC135092083 gene encoding protein arginine N-methyltransferase 1-like isoform X2: MLDSVILTPTMSLSETMNGLKLQDGIVAGDINNKMEKICDKEKRVERMPVDEMTSKDYYFDSYAHFGIHEEMLKDEVRTLTYRNAMYHNRHLFKGKTVLDVGCGTGILSMFAAKAGAARVIGIEMSNIVEHAKKIITANNLDKVVEIIQGKVEEVTLPVEKVDIIISEWMGYCLFYESMLETVLYARDKWLAPEGMLFPDRATLFVAGIEDRQYKDDKINWWDSVYGFDMSCIREVAMTEPLVDVVEAKQVVTNSCLVKEVDLYTVKKEDLAFSAPFHLQVLRNDYVHALITYFNIEFTKCHKRTGFSTAPEARYTHWKQTVFYFDDYLTVKHGEEIFGTFIMKPNERNNRDLDFHIDMEFHGELSDCQESHKYKMR; this comes from the exons ATGCTGGATTCTGTAATTTTAACACCAACCATGTCCCTTTCTGAGACAATGAATGGTTTAAAATTGCAGGATGGG ATTGTAGCTGGAGATATCAATAACAAAATGGAGAAGATCTGcgacaaagagaagagagtggaAAGGATGCCAGTTGATGAAATGACATCCAAAGATTACTACTTTGATTCGTATGCCCACTTTGGAATCCATGAG GAAATGTTGAAGGATGAAGTACGTACCTTGACGTATCGCAATGCCATGTACCACAACAGGCATTTGTTTAAGGGCAAG ACTGTCCTTGATGTGGGCTGTGGCACGGGAATCCTCTCCATGTTCGCTGCAAAGGCTGGTGCTGCTCGTGTGATTGGCATTGAAATGTCAAACATTGTGGAACATGCCAAGAAAATCATTACTGCCAACAATTTAGATAAGG TTGTGGAGATCATTCAGGGCAAAGTAGAGGAGGTCACTTTGCCAGTGGAGAAAGTAGACATCATCATCAGTGAATGGATGGGTTACTGCCTCTTCTACGAGTCCATGCTGGAGACTGTATTGTATGCCCGAGATAAATGGCTTGCTCCTGAGGGCATGTTGTTCCCAGACCGGGCTACTCTCTTTGTGGCTGGCATTGAG GATCGCCAGTACAAGGATGACAAAATCAACTGGTGGGACAGTGTCTACGGGTTTGACATGTCATGCATTAGGGAAGTGGCCATGACAGAGCCTCTGGTGGACGTGGTGGAGGCCAAACAG GTGGTGACTAACTCTTGCTTAGTTAAAGAAGTCGACTTGTATACCGTCAAGAAAGAAGATCTTGCCTTCAGTGCTCCATTCCACCTACAG GTGCTGAGGAATGACTATGTCCATGCTCTTATCACATACTTCAACATAGAATTCACAAAGTGTCATAAGAGAACTGGCTTTTCAACTG CTCCTGAGGCAAGATATACTCACTGGAAGCAGACAGTATTTTACTTCGATGATTACCTGACTGTAAAACACGGGGAAGAAATCTTTGGCACATTCATCATGAAGCCTAATGAACGTAACAACCGCGATCTAGATTTCCACATTGATATGGAATTCCATGGGGAGTTATCAGATTGTCAGGAATCTCATAAATACAAGATGCGTTAA
- the LOC135092083 gene encoding protein arginine N-methyltransferase 1-like isoform X1, with amino-acid sequence MVQVWTRPGEHVVGASRDPMSLVPCLSGWESALRRVTRDIKTSIVAGDINNKMEKICDKEKRVERMPVDEMTSKDYYFDSYAHFGIHEEMLKDEVRTLTYRNAMYHNRHLFKGKTVLDVGCGTGILSMFAAKAGAARVIGIEMSNIVEHAKKIITANNLDKVVEIIQGKVEEVTLPVEKVDIIISEWMGYCLFYESMLETVLYARDKWLAPEGMLFPDRATLFVAGIEDRQYKDDKINWWDSVYGFDMSCIREVAMTEPLVDVVEAKQVVTNSCLVKEVDLYTVKKEDLAFSAPFHLQVLRNDYVHALITYFNIEFTKCHKRTGFSTAPEARYTHWKQTVFYFDDYLTVKHGEEIFGTFIMKPNERNNRDLDFHIDMEFHGELSDCQESHKYKMR; translated from the exons ATGGTGCAGGTGTGGACCCGGCCTGGTGAACACGTTGTGGGGGCCTCACGCGATCCCATGTCCCTGGTGCCTTGCTTATCAGGGTGGGAATCTGCTCTAAGGCGTGTTACTAGGGATATTAAGACTAGT ATTGTAGCTGGAGATATCAATAACAAAATGGAGAAGATCTGcgacaaagagaagagagtggaAAGGATGCCAGTTGATGAAATGACATCCAAAGATTACTACTTTGATTCGTATGCCCACTTTGGAATCCATGAG GAAATGTTGAAGGATGAAGTACGTACCTTGACGTATCGCAATGCCATGTACCACAACAGGCATTTGTTTAAGGGCAAG ACTGTCCTTGATGTGGGCTGTGGCACGGGAATCCTCTCCATGTTCGCTGCAAAGGCTGGTGCTGCTCGTGTGATTGGCATTGAAATGTCAAACATTGTGGAACATGCCAAGAAAATCATTACTGCCAACAATTTAGATAAGG TTGTGGAGATCATTCAGGGCAAAGTAGAGGAGGTCACTTTGCCAGTGGAGAAAGTAGACATCATCATCAGTGAATGGATGGGTTACTGCCTCTTCTACGAGTCCATGCTGGAGACTGTATTGTATGCCCGAGATAAATGGCTTGCTCCTGAGGGCATGTTGTTCCCAGACCGGGCTACTCTCTTTGTGGCTGGCATTGAG GATCGCCAGTACAAGGATGACAAAATCAACTGGTGGGACAGTGTCTACGGGTTTGACATGTCATGCATTAGGGAAGTGGCCATGACAGAGCCTCTGGTGGACGTGGTGGAGGCCAAACAG GTGGTGACTAACTCTTGCTTAGTTAAAGAAGTCGACTTGTATACCGTCAAGAAAGAAGATCTTGCCTTCAGTGCTCCATTCCACCTACAG GTGCTGAGGAATGACTATGTCCATGCTCTTATCACATACTTCAACATAGAATTCACAAAGTGTCATAAGAGAACTGGCTTTTCAACTG CTCCTGAGGCAAGATATACTCACTGGAAGCAGACAGTATTTTACTTCGATGATTACCTGACTGTAAAACACGGGGAAGAAATCTTTGGCACATTCATCATGAAGCCTAATGAACGTAACAACCGCGATCTAGATTTCCACATTGATATGGAATTCCATGGGGAGTTATCAGATTGTCAGGAATCTCATAAATACAAGATGCGTTAA
- the LOC135092083 gene encoding protein arginine N-methyltransferase 1-like isoform X6, whose protein sequence is MDIVAGDINNKMEKICDKEKRVERMPVDEMTSKDYYFDSYAHFGIHEEMLKDEVRTLTYRNAMYHNRHLFKGKTVLDVGCGTGILSMFAAKAGAARVIGIEMSNIVEHAKKIITANNLDKVVEIIQGKVEEVTLPVEKVDIIISEWMGYCLFYESMLETVLYARDKWLAPEGMLFPDRATLFVAGIEDRQYKDDKINWWDSVYGFDMSCIREVAMTEPLVDVVEAKQVVTNSCLVKEVDLYTVKKEDLAFSAPFHLQVLRNDYVHALITYFNIEFTKCHKRTGFSTAPEARYTHWKQTVFYFDDYLTVKHGEEIFGTFIMKPNERNNRDLDFHIDMEFHGELSDCQESHKYKMR, encoded by the exons ATGGAT ATTGTAGCTGGAGATATCAATAACAAAATGGAGAAGATCTGcgacaaagagaagagagtggaAAGGATGCCAGTTGATGAAATGACATCCAAAGATTACTACTTTGATTCGTATGCCCACTTTGGAATCCATGAG GAAATGTTGAAGGATGAAGTACGTACCTTGACGTATCGCAATGCCATGTACCACAACAGGCATTTGTTTAAGGGCAAG ACTGTCCTTGATGTGGGCTGTGGCACGGGAATCCTCTCCATGTTCGCTGCAAAGGCTGGTGCTGCTCGTGTGATTGGCATTGAAATGTCAAACATTGTGGAACATGCCAAGAAAATCATTACTGCCAACAATTTAGATAAGG TTGTGGAGATCATTCAGGGCAAAGTAGAGGAGGTCACTTTGCCAGTGGAGAAAGTAGACATCATCATCAGTGAATGGATGGGTTACTGCCTCTTCTACGAGTCCATGCTGGAGACTGTATTGTATGCCCGAGATAAATGGCTTGCTCCTGAGGGCATGTTGTTCCCAGACCGGGCTACTCTCTTTGTGGCTGGCATTGAG GATCGCCAGTACAAGGATGACAAAATCAACTGGTGGGACAGTGTCTACGGGTTTGACATGTCATGCATTAGGGAAGTGGCCATGACAGAGCCTCTGGTGGACGTGGTGGAGGCCAAACAG GTGGTGACTAACTCTTGCTTAGTTAAAGAAGTCGACTTGTATACCGTCAAGAAAGAAGATCTTGCCTTCAGTGCTCCATTCCACCTACAG GTGCTGAGGAATGACTATGTCCATGCTCTTATCACATACTTCAACATAGAATTCACAAAGTGTCATAAGAGAACTGGCTTTTCAACTG CTCCTGAGGCAAGATATACTCACTGGAAGCAGACAGTATTTTACTTCGATGATTACCTGACTGTAAAACACGGGGAAGAAATCTTTGGCACATTCATCATGAAGCCTAATGAACGTAACAACCGCGATCTAGATTTCCACATTGATATGGAATTCCATGGGGAGTTATCAGATTGTCAGGAATCTCATAAATACAAGATGCGTTAA
- the LOC135092083 gene encoding protein arginine N-methyltransferase 1-like isoform X5 has protein sequence MAEQMEIVAGDINNKMEKICDKEKRVERMPVDEMTSKDYYFDSYAHFGIHEEMLKDEVRTLTYRNAMYHNRHLFKGKTVLDVGCGTGILSMFAAKAGAARVIGIEMSNIVEHAKKIITANNLDKVVEIIQGKVEEVTLPVEKVDIIISEWMGYCLFYESMLETVLYARDKWLAPEGMLFPDRATLFVAGIEDRQYKDDKINWWDSVYGFDMSCIREVAMTEPLVDVVEAKQVVTNSCLVKEVDLYTVKKEDLAFSAPFHLQVLRNDYVHALITYFNIEFTKCHKRTGFSTAPEARYTHWKQTVFYFDDYLTVKHGEEIFGTFIMKPNERNNRDLDFHIDMEFHGELSDCQESHKYKMR, from the exons ATGGCCGAGCAGATGGAA ATTGTAGCTGGAGATATCAATAACAAAATGGAGAAGATCTGcgacaaagagaagagagtggaAAGGATGCCAGTTGATGAAATGACATCCAAAGATTACTACTTTGATTCGTATGCCCACTTTGGAATCCATGAG GAAATGTTGAAGGATGAAGTACGTACCTTGACGTATCGCAATGCCATGTACCACAACAGGCATTTGTTTAAGGGCAAG ACTGTCCTTGATGTGGGCTGTGGCACGGGAATCCTCTCCATGTTCGCTGCAAAGGCTGGTGCTGCTCGTGTGATTGGCATTGAAATGTCAAACATTGTGGAACATGCCAAGAAAATCATTACTGCCAACAATTTAGATAAGG TTGTGGAGATCATTCAGGGCAAAGTAGAGGAGGTCACTTTGCCAGTGGAGAAAGTAGACATCATCATCAGTGAATGGATGGGTTACTGCCTCTTCTACGAGTCCATGCTGGAGACTGTATTGTATGCCCGAGATAAATGGCTTGCTCCTGAGGGCATGTTGTTCCCAGACCGGGCTACTCTCTTTGTGGCTGGCATTGAG GATCGCCAGTACAAGGATGACAAAATCAACTGGTGGGACAGTGTCTACGGGTTTGACATGTCATGCATTAGGGAAGTGGCCATGACAGAGCCTCTGGTGGACGTGGTGGAGGCCAAACAG GTGGTGACTAACTCTTGCTTAGTTAAAGAAGTCGACTTGTATACCGTCAAGAAAGAAGATCTTGCCTTCAGTGCTCCATTCCACCTACAG GTGCTGAGGAATGACTATGTCCATGCTCTTATCACATACTTCAACATAGAATTCACAAAGTGTCATAAGAGAACTGGCTTTTCAACTG CTCCTGAGGCAAGATATACTCACTGGAAGCAGACAGTATTTTACTTCGATGATTACCTGACTGTAAAACACGGGGAAGAAATCTTTGGCACATTCATCATGAAGCCTAATGAACGTAACAACCGCGATCTAGATTTCCACATTGATATGGAATTCCATGGGGAGTTATCAGATTGTCAGGAATCTCATAAATACAAGATGCGTTAA
- the LOC135092083 gene encoding protein arginine N-methyltransferase 1-like isoform X3, which produces MSKLRRKFPVNLRNIVAGDINNKMEKICDKEKRVERMPVDEMTSKDYYFDSYAHFGIHEEMLKDEVRTLTYRNAMYHNRHLFKGKTVLDVGCGTGILSMFAAKAGAARVIGIEMSNIVEHAKKIITANNLDKVVEIIQGKVEEVTLPVEKVDIIISEWMGYCLFYESMLETVLYARDKWLAPEGMLFPDRATLFVAGIEDRQYKDDKINWWDSVYGFDMSCIREVAMTEPLVDVVEAKQVVTNSCLVKEVDLYTVKKEDLAFSAPFHLQVLRNDYVHALITYFNIEFTKCHKRTGFSTAPEARYTHWKQTVFYFDDYLTVKHGEEIFGTFIMKPNERNNRDLDFHIDMEFHGELSDCQESHKYKMR; this is translated from the exons ATGTCAAAGCTACGAAGAAAATTTCCAGTGAACTTAAGAAAC ATTGTAGCTGGAGATATCAATAACAAAATGGAGAAGATCTGcgacaaagagaagagagtggaAAGGATGCCAGTTGATGAAATGACATCCAAAGATTACTACTTTGATTCGTATGCCCACTTTGGAATCCATGAG GAAATGTTGAAGGATGAAGTACGTACCTTGACGTATCGCAATGCCATGTACCACAACAGGCATTTGTTTAAGGGCAAG ACTGTCCTTGATGTGGGCTGTGGCACGGGAATCCTCTCCATGTTCGCTGCAAAGGCTGGTGCTGCTCGTGTGATTGGCATTGAAATGTCAAACATTGTGGAACATGCCAAGAAAATCATTACTGCCAACAATTTAGATAAGG TTGTGGAGATCATTCAGGGCAAAGTAGAGGAGGTCACTTTGCCAGTGGAGAAAGTAGACATCATCATCAGTGAATGGATGGGTTACTGCCTCTTCTACGAGTCCATGCTGGAGACTGTATTGTATGCCCGAGATAAATGGCTTGCTCCTGAGGGCATGTTGTTCCCAGACCGGGCTACTCTCTTTGTGGCTGGCATTGAG GATCGCCAGTACAAGGATGACAAAATCAACTGGTGGGACAGTGTCTACGGGTTTGACATGTCATGCATTAGGGAAGTGGCCATGACAGAGCCTCTGGTGGACGTGGTGGAGGCCAAACAG GTGGTGACTAACTCTTGCTTAGTTAAAGAAGTCGACTTGTATACCGTCAAGAAAGAAGATCTTGCCTTCAGTGCTCCATTCCACCTACAG GTGCTGAGGAATGACTATGTCCATGCTCTTATCACATACTTCAACATAGAATTCACAAAGTGTCATAAGAGAACTGGCTTTTCAACTG CTCCTGAGGCAAGATATACTCACTGGAAGCAGACAGTATTTTACTTCGATGATTACCTGACTGTAAAACACGGGGAAGAAATCTTTGGCACATTCATCATGAAGCCTAATGAACGTAACAACCGCGATCTAGATTTCCACATTGATATGGAATTCCATGGGGAGTTATCAGATTGTCAGGAATCTCATAAATACAAGATGCGTTAA
- the LOC135092083 gene encoding protein arginine N-methyltransferase 1-like isoform X8, which translates to MEKICDKEKRVERMPVDEMTSKDYYFDSYAHFGIHEEMLKDEVRTLTYRNAMYHNRHLFKGKTVLDVGCGTGILSMFAAKAGAARVIGIEMSNIVEHAKKIITANNLDKVVEIIQGKVEEVTLPVEKVDIIISEWMGYCLFYESMLETVLYARDKWLAPEGMLFPDRATLFVAGIEDRQYKDDKINWWDSVYGFDMSCIREVAMTEPLVDVVEAKQVVTNSCLVKEVDLYTVKKEDLAFSAPFHLQVLRNDYVHALITYFNIEFTKCHKRTGFSTAPEARYTHWKQTVFYFDDYLTVKHGEEIFGTFIMKPNERNNRDLDFHIDMEFHGELSDCQESHKYKMR; encoded by the exons ATGGAGAAGATCTGcgacaaagagaagagagtggaAAGGATGCCAGTTGATGAAATGACATCCAAAGATTACTACTTTGATTCGTATGCCCACTTTGGAATCCATGAG GAAATGTTGAAGGATGAAGTACGTACCTTGACGTATCGCAATGCCATGTACCACAACAGGCATTTGTTTAAGGGCAAG ACTGTCCTTGATGTGGGCTGTGGCACGGGAATCCTCTCCATGTTCGCTGCAAAGGCTGGTGCTGCTCGTGTGATTGGCATTGAAATGTCAAACATTGTGGAACATGCCAAGAAAATCATTACTGCCAACAATTTAGATAAGG TTGTGGAGATCATTCAGGGCAAAGTAGAGGAGGTCACTTTGCCAGTGGAGAAAGTAGACATCATCATCAGTGAATGGATGGGTTACTGCCTCTTCTACGAGTCCATGCTGGAGACTGTATTGTATGCCCGAGATAAATGGCTTGCTCCTGAGGGCATGTTGTTCCCAGACCGGGCTACTCTCTTTGTGGCTGGCATTGAG GATCGCCAGTACAAGGATGACAAAATCAACTGGTGGGACAGTGTCTACGGGTTTGACATGTCATGCATTAGGGAAGTGGCCATGACAGAGCCTCTGGTGGACGTGGTGGAGGCCAAACAG GTGGTGACTAACTCTTGCTTAGTTAAAGAAGTCGACTTGTATACCGTCAAGAAAGAAGATCTTGCCTTCAGTGCTCCATTCCACCTACAG GTGCTGAGGAATGACTATGTCCATGCTCTTATCACATACTTCAACATAGAATTCACAAAGTGTCATAAGAGAACTGGCTTTTCAACTG CTCCTGAGGCAAGATATACTCACTGGAAGCAGACAGTATTTTACTTCGATGATTACCTGACTGTAAAACACGGGGAAGAAATCTTTGGCACATTCATCATGAAGCCTAATGAACGTAACAACCGCGATCTAGATTTCCACATTGATATGGAATTCCATGGGGAGTTATCAGATTGTCAGGAATCTCATAAATACAAGATGCGTTAA